One genomic window of Arachis stenosperma cultivar V10309 chromosome 10, arast.V10309.gnm1.PFL2, whole genome shotgun sequence includes the following:
- the LOC130957063 gene encoding uncharacterized protein LOC130957063, with the protein MSPFRLVYGRACHLSVEVEHKAYSVVKECNFRLGRAGIERKLLLQELECLRLEAYENSRLYKEKVKAVHDNNIKRREFRVGDLVELYGVFYLSYPSSPNFFKVNGHRLKQYHGEKLERNKELEIFLLKDPAQEED; encoded by the exons ATGAGTCCATTTCGCCTCGTCTACGGGAGGGCTTGTCATCTTTCAGTGGAGGTAGAACACAAAGCATACTCGGTGGTGAAGGAATGCAACTTTAGATTAGGGAGAGCCGGCATTGAAAGGAAGCTGCTACTACAAGAATTAGAGTGCCTTCGACTGGAGGCGTATGAGAACTCACGGCTCTACAAGGAAAAGGTGAAAGCGGTGCATGACAATAATATCAAGAGAAGAGAGTTTAGAGTTGGGGATCTG GTTGAGCTTTATGGCGTCTTCTATCTGAGTTATCCGTCAAGCCCCAACTTCTTCAAGGTGAATGGCCACCGCTTGAAGCAATATCATGGTGAGAAGTTGGAAAGGAATAAGGAGTTGGAGATCTTTCTCTTGAAGGATCCAGCACAAGAAGAGGACTAA